The following coding sequences lie in one Bos taurus isolate L1 Dominette 01449 registration number 42190680 breed Hereford chromosome 28, ARS-UCD2.0, whole genome shotgun sequence genomic window:
- the NUDT13 gene encoding NAD(P)H pyrophosphatase NUDT13, mitochondrial — translation MSLYCGTACRRKIFWCYRLLSTYVTKTRYLCELKEDDDACKKAQQTGAFYLFHNLAPLLQKSEHQYLAPQHSLLELERLLSKFGQDSQILEDSVLIGCSEEQEAWFALDLGLNSSSSINASLQKAEIETALQGSFIKLTKALFELNVKDASLLSTAQALLRWHDAHQFCSRSGQPTKKNVSGSKRVCPSNNIIYYPQVAPVVITLVSDGTRCLLVRQSSFPKGMYSALAGFCDIGESLEETVRREIAEEVGLEVDRLHYSASQHWPFPNSTLMIACHATVKPGQTELQVNLRELEAAAWFSRDEVATVLRRNNPSNQQQSGAVPFWLPPKLAIAHQLIKEWVEKPTCSPLPA, via the exons ATGTCCCTGTATTGTGGAACTGCTTGCAGAAGAAAAATTTTTTGGTGCTATAGGCTGCTGTCAACCTATGTCACTAAGACACG GTATTTATGTGAACTGAAAGAAGATGATGATGCATGTAAAAAAGCCCAGCAGACAGGAGCATTTTACCTCTTTCATAACTTGGCTCCTTTGCTTCAGAAATCAGAACATCAATACCTGGCCCCCCAGCATAGCCTATTAG AGTTGGAAAGGCTCCTGAGTAAGTTTGGACAAGACTCACAAATACTAGAAGATTCCGTGCTAATTGGATGCTCAGAAGAGCAAGAAGCATGGTTTGCTCTGGATCTAGGTCTAAATAGCTCTTCTTCCATAAATG cTTCCTTACAGAAAGCTGAAATAGAGACAGCCCTCCAGGGGTCTTTCATTAAGCTGACAAAGGCTCTCTTTGAGCTGAATGTGAAGGAtgcctccttgctgtccacg GCGCAGGCTCTTCTCCGTTGGCATGATGCTCATCAGTTCTGCAGCAGAAGTGGGCAGCCCACCAAGAAGAATGTGTCTGGCAGCAAGCGTGTGTGCCCTTCCAATAACATCATCTATTATCCACAG GTGGCACCTGTGGTAATCACTCTGGTGTCGGATGGAACTCGATGCCTGCTTGTCCGCCAGAGTTCCTTTCCCAAGGGAATGTATTCTGCCTTGGCAGGTTTTTGTGATATAG GTGAAAGTCTGGAAGAGACTGTCCGGAGAGAAATTGCAGAAGAGGTGGGATTGGAGGTGGACAGACTGCATTACTCTGCATCCCAGCATTGGCCCTTTCCTAACAGCACACTCATGATTGCTTGTCATGCAACCGTGAAACCAGGGCAGACAGAG CTCCAGGTGAACTTGAGAGAACTAGAAGCAGCTGCCTGGTTCAGTCGTGATGAGGTGGCCACAGTCCTGAGGAGAAACAACCCATCTAATCAACAACAGAGTGGGGCTGTCCCATTCTGGTTGCCCCCCAAGTTAGCCATTGCCCACCAACTGATAAAGGAGTGGGTGGAAAAACCGACCTGTTCTCCCCTGCCTGCTTAG
- the NUDT13 gene encoding NAD(P)H pyrophosphatase NUDT13, mitochondrial isoform X1, with protein MSLRHELERLLSKFGQDSQILEDSVLIGCSEEQEAWFALDLGLNSSSSINASLQKAEIETALQGSFIKLTKALFELNVKDASLLSTAQALLRWHDAHQFCSRSGQPTKKNVSGSKRVCPSNNIIYYPQVAPVVITLVSDGTRCLLVRQSSFPKGMYSALAGFCDIGESLEETVRREIAEEVGLEVDRLHYSASQHWPFPNSTLMIACHATVKPGQTELQVNLRELEAAAWFSRDEVATVLRRNNPSNQQQSGAVPFWLPPKLAIAHQLIKEWVEKPTCSPLPA; from the exons ATGTCACTAAGACACG AGTTGGAAAGGCTCCTGAGTAAGTTTGGACAAGACTCACAAATACTAGAAGATTCCGTGCTAATTGGATGCTCAGAAGAGCAAGAAGCATGGTTTGCTCTGGATCTAGGTCTAAATAGCTCTTCTTCCATAAATG cTTCCTTACAGAAAGCTGAAATAGAGACAGCCCTCCAGGGGTCTTTCATTAAGCTGACAAAGGCTCTCTTTGAGCTGAATGTGAAGGAtgcctccttgctgtccacg GCGCAGGCTCTTCTCCGTTGGCATGATGCTCATCAGTTCTGCAGCAGAAGTGGGCAGCCCACCAAGAAGAATGTGTCTGGCAGCAAGCGTGTGTGCCCTTCCAATAACATCATCTATTATCCACAG GTGGCACCTGTGGTAATCACTCTGGTGTCGGATGGAACTCGATGCCTGCTTGTCCGCCAGAGTTCCTTTCCCAAGGGAATGTATTCTGCCTTGGCAGGTTTTTGTGATATAG GTGAAAGTCTGGAAGAGACTGTCCGGAGAGAAATTGCAGAAGAGGTGGGATTGGAGGTGGACAGACTGCATTACTCTGCATCCCAGCATTGGCCCTTTCCTAACAGCACACTCATGATTGCTTGTCATGCAACCGTGAAACCAGGGCAGACAGAG CTCCAGGTGAACTTGAGAGAACTAGAAGCAGCTGCCTGGTTCAGTCGTGATGAGGTGGCCACAGTCCTGAGGAGAAACAACCCATCTAATCAACAACAGAGTGGGGCTGTCCCATTCTGGTTGCCCCCCAAGTTAGCCATTGCCCACCAACTGATAAAGGAGTGGGTGGAAAAACCGACCTGTTCTCCCCTGCCTGCTTAG